A section of the Verrucomicrobium sp. GAS474 genome encodes:
- a CDS encoding DNA topoisomerase III, translating into MGKGLIIAEKPSVANDIAKALGKFTKKDEYLENDEWVISSAVGHLLELCLPVDIQKKHRSWKFESLPILPDHFDLKPIEKSKSRLVVLKKLLARPDVDHLVNACDAGREGELIFRYIIQHCKSKKPTQRLWLQSMTQDAIRQGFEKLRPGKDLDPLAQAAVSRSESDWLIGINGTRALTALNSKDGGFILTTVGRVQTPTLALIVERDLKIRDFKSRAYWEIHAAFGAKAGTYDGRWFDENFKKSDKEEDEGARPERVWDQAKAEAIHAKCEGKPGVVTEERKPSSQASPGLFDLTTLQREANGRFGLSAKRTLQIAQALYEKHKVLTYPRTDSRHLPEDYLSNVQATLKGMDSPSLAPFARQALKEGWVKPTKKVFDNTKISDHFAIIPTGTSPDKLDDFEFKVYELVAKRFIAVFFPPAQFETLTRITRVEGEAFKTENKVLVVPGWLSIYGRQPNTADDDSQIAPVEAGETVKTEVVEVRAFDTKPPAHFTEATLLSAMEGAGKLVEDEHLREAMGKKGLGTPATRASIIEGLLAEKYLQREARDLLAMPKAFALIEMLRATGMPVLTSPEMTGEWEFKLQQMEQGAIKRDDFMKEIVDLTTKIVDKAKGFEETETHAKPYAGKGPNGEAMVETMRYYQTPDGSFKLSKYIAGRMLEPHEAAELIEKKFIGPLQGFRSKMGRPFVAALKFNAENKVEFVFEDSAATAGTEAVDVETAIPVGPCPVDGARVFEGTLSFICEHGLIDPPTCKFRIGKKILGKDITREQAEKILNQKKSDLLPGFMSQRTKRPFSAYLVIKPDESKVSFEFEPRGPKAPKPPGATKGKKPVGAGKAGFVRRAVTPKKSDAGAESSES; encoded by the coding sequence ATGGGCAAAGGTCTGATCATCGCGGAGAAACCGAGCGTCGCCAACGACATCGCCAAAGCCCTCGGCAAGTTCACTAAAAAAGACGAATACCTCGAGAACGACGAGTGGGTGATCTCCTCCGCCGTCGGCCATCTCCTCGAGCTCTGCCTCCCCGTCGACATCCAGAAGAAGCACCGCAGCTGGAAGTTCGAGAGCCTCCCGATCCTCCCCGACCATTTCGACCTCAAGCCGATCGAGAAGAGCAAGAGCCGCCTCGTCGTCCTGAAGAAGCTCCTCGCCCGCCCCGACGTCGACCACCTCGTCAACGCCTGCGACGCCGGGCGGGAAGGCGAACTGATCTTCCGCTACATCATCCAGCACTGCAAATCGAAGAAGCCGACGCAGCGCCTCTGGCTCCAGTCGATGACCCAGGACGCCATCCGGCAGGGCTTCGAGAAGCTCCGCCCCGGCAAGGACCTCGACCCCCTCGCCCAGGCCGCCGTCTCCCGCTCGGAGAGCGACTGGCTCATCGGCATCAACGGCACCCGCGCCCTCACCGCCCTGAACTCGAAGGACGGCGGCTTCATCCTGACGACGGTCGGGCGCGTCCAGACGCCGACCCTCGCCCTCATCGTCGAGCGCGACCTGAAGATCCGCGACTTCAAGTCCCGCGCCTACTGGGAAATCCATGCCGCCTTCGGCGCGAAGGCCGGGACCTACGACGGCCGCTGGTTCGACGAGAACTTCAAGAAATCGGACAAGGAAGAGGACGAGGGAGCCCGCCCCGAGCGCGTCTGGGACCAGGCGAAGGCCGAGGCGATCCACGCCAAGTGCGAGGGGAAGCCCGGCGTCGTCACCGAGGAGCGGAAGCCGAGTTCCCAGGCCTCGCCCGGCCTCTTCGACCTCACCACCCTCCAGCGCGAGGCCAACGGCCGCTTCGGCCTCTCGGCAAAGCGGACCCTCCAGATCGCCCAGGCGCTCTACGAGAAGCACAAGGTCCTCACCTACCCCCGTACCGATTCCCGGCACCTGCCCGAGGATTACCTCTCCAACGTCCAGGCGACGCTCAAGGGGATGGATTCCCCCTCCCTCGCCCCCTTCGCCAGGCAGGCCCTGAAGGAAGGATGGGTGAAGCCGACGAAGAAGGTCTTCGACAACACGAAGATCTCCGACCACTTCGCGATCATCCCCACCGGCACCTCGCCCGACAAGCTCGACGACTTCGAGTTCAAGGTCTACGAACTGGTGGCCAAACGCTTCATCGCCGTCTTCTTCCCTCCCGCCCAGTTCGAGACCCTGACCCGGATCACCCGCGTCGAAGGGGAAGCCTTCAAGACCGAGAACAAGGTCCTCGTCGTCCCCGGCTGGCTCTCCATCTATGGGCGGCAGCCGAATACCGCTGACGACGACAGCCAGATCGCGCCCGTCGAGGCCGGCGAAACGGTGAAGACCGAGGTCGTCGAGGTCCGCGCCTTCGACACCAAGCCTCCCGCCCACTTCACCGAAGCGACCCTCCTCTCCGCGATGGAAGGCGCGGGCAAGCTCGTCGAGGACGAGCATCTCCGCGAGGCGATGGGCAAGAAGGGCCTCGGCACCCCGGCCACGCGCGCCTCGATCATCGAGGGGCTCCTCGCCGAGAAATACCTCCAGCGCGAGGCGCGGGACCTCCTGGCGATGCCGAAGGCCTTCGCTCTCATCGAAATGCTGCGCGCCACCGGCATGCCCGTCCTCACCTCGCCCGAGATGACCGGCGAGTGGGAGTTCAAGCTCCAGCAGATGGAGCAGGGCGCGATCAAGCGGGACGACTTCATGAAGGAGATCGTCGACCTCACCACGAAGATCGTCGACAAGGCGAAGGGCTTCGAGGAGACCGAGACCCACGCGAAGCCCTACGCGGGCAAGGGGCCGAACGGCGAGGCGATGGTCGAGACGATGCGCTACTACCAGACGCCCGACGGCTCGTTCAAGCTCTCCAAGTACATCGCCGGCCGGATGCTCGAGCCCCACGAGGCCGCCGAGCTGATCGAGAAGAAATTCATCGGGCCGCTCCAGGGCTTCCGCTCGAAGATGGGCCGTCCCTTCGTCGCCGCGCTGAAGTTCAACGCCGAGAACAAGGTCGAATTCGTCTTCGAGGACTCCGCCGCTACCGCCGGAACCGAGGCCGTCGACGTCGAGACCGCCATCCCCGTCGGCCCCTGCCCCGTCGACGGCGCCCGGGTCTTCGAGGGAACCCTCTCCTTCATCTGCGAGCACGGCCTCATCGACCCGCCGACCTGCAAGTTCCGGATCGGGAAGAAAATCCTCGGCAAGGACATCACCCGCGAGCAGGCGGAGAAGATCCTCAACCAGAAGAAGTCCGACCTCCTTCCCGGCTTCATGTCCCAGCGGACGAAGCGCCCCTTCTCCGCCTACCTCGTCATCAAGCCCGACGAGAGCAAGGTCAGCTTCGAGTTCGAGCCCCGCGGGCCGAAGGCCCCGAAGCCCCCCGGCGCGACCAAGGGCAAGAAGCCGGTCGGCGCGGGCAAGGCGGGCTTCGTCCGCCGCGCGGTGACGCCGAAGAAATCGGACGCCGGAGCCGAATCGTCGGAATCGTAA
- the dprA gene encoding DNA-processing protein DprA has product MTPLEATLTLSLLPHIGPVRARRLRERFGDAPAIFTATERDLQQVEGIGPESARSIRNGADGGAAAAEIEKAEALGVTLLHADDDRYPEALKEIYDPPLILYVRGTLPETWKQGVALVGSRVTSHYGLETAKKLGYQIAYAGVPVISGLARGIDTAAHMGALAAKGPTWAVLGTGVDHIYPAENASLAEKIAETGCLISEFPLGTKPEKQNFPMRNRIVSGLSFGVLVVEAGLGSGALITAKQALEQGRQVFAVPGRIDTPHSKGCHQLLKEGARLVEDVNDILGEMEFLFPPKEMTALGSSRPAPADLTPEEALLFETLGTEEVPIDTLIAKSGLPSGKVSSTLLRLEMKRLVRQLPGKLFVRTG; this is encoded by the coding sequence GTGACGCCCCTCGAAGCCACCCTCACTCTCTCCCTTCTTCCCCACATCGGCCCGGTTCGAGCACGGCGCCTGCGGGAACGCTTCGGCGACGCCCCGGCCATCTTCACCGCCACCGAGCGGGACCTCCAGCAGGTCGAGGGGATCGGCCCGGAGTCGGCCCGCTCCATCCGCAACGGGGCCGACGGCGGGGCCGCCGCCGCGGAGATCGAGAAGGCCGAGGCCCTCGGCGTCACCCTCCTCCATGCCGACGACGACCGCTATCCCGAGGCCCTGAAGGAGATCTACGATCCCCCCCTCATCCTCTACGTCCGGGGGACGCTTCCCGAAACGTGGAAGCAGGGGGTCGCCCTCGTCGGGTCCCGCGTCACCAGCCATTACGGCTTGGAGACGGCGAAGAAGCTCGGCTACCAGATCGCCTATGCCGGGGTCCCGGTCATCTCCGGCCTCGCCCGGGGAATCGACACCGCCGCCCACATGGGGGCCTTGGCGGCGAAGGGGCCGACCTGGGCCGTCCTCGGCACCGGCGTCGACCATATTTACCCGGCTGAAAATGCCTCCCTGGCCGAGAAAATCGCCGAAACGGGATGCCTGATTTCCGAATTTCCCCTCGGCACGAAGCCCGAGAAGCAAAATTTCCCGATGCGGAACCGGATCGTCAGCGGCCTCAGTTTCGGGGTCCTCGTCGTCGAGGCGGGGCTCGGCAGCGGGGCCTTGATCACGGCCAAGCAGGCCCTCGAACAGGGCCGCCAGGTCTTCGCCGTCCCGGGCCGGATCGATACCCCCCACTCGAAGGGGTGCCACCAGCTTTTGAAAGAGGGGGCCCGCCTCGTCGAGGACGTGAACGACATCCTCGGGGAGATGGAATTCCTCTTCCCGCCGAAGGAGATGACCGCCCTCGGCTCCTCCCGCCCCGCCCCGGCCGATCTGACGCCGGAGGAGGCCCTCCTCTTCGAGACCTTGGGGACCGAGGAAGTCCCCATCGACACCCTGATTGCAAAAAGCGGTTTGCCATCGGGGAAAGTCTCTTCTACGTTGCTCCGCCTTGAAATGAAGCGGTTGGTCCGGCAACTCCCGGGCAAGCTCTTCGTACGCACAGGTTAA
- the gatA gene encoding Asp-tRNA(Asn)/Glu-tRNA(Gln) amidotransferase subunit GatA — translation MSLVYDDIVSLRKKLASKEVSPVEVTEALLERISQVDPKLNAYNYLNPEAALAQAKAADITKPLGGVPIAIKDVINVKGDPNTCASKILQGYIAPYDATVIAKLREAGAILLGRTNMDEFAMGSSTENSAWGVTRNPWDLDRIPGGSSGGSAAVVGGHEAFASLGSDTGGSIRQPAALCGCVGLKPTYGRVSRFGLTAFASSLDQIGPFTKTVADSALLLNVLSGHDGNDNTSARCEVPDYTKALTGEVKGLRIGVPKEYFVPGTDPEIEKSVRAAIAHLQAQGAELVEVSLPHTEYAIAVYYIIATAEASANLARFDGVRYGRRTKDAKDVIELYGKTRAEGFGPEVKRRIILGTYVLSSGYYDAYYNRAQKVRQLLRQDFEAAFTKCDVILTPTSPTAAFKIGEKVADPLQMYLADIFTIAVNLAGISGISLPCGFTASGLPIGLQMIGPAWGEETLFRTADAYERSTDWHSRRPNL, via the coding sequence ATGAGTCTTGTTTACGACGACATCGTTTCCCTCCGCAAAAAGCTCGCCTCGAAGGAGGTCTCCCCCGTCGAGGTGACGGAGGCCCTCCTCGAGCGAATCAGCCAGGTCGACCCGAAGCTGAACGCCTACAACTACCTCAACCCCGAGGCGGCCCTCGCCCAGGCGAAGGCGGCCGATATCACGAAGCCCCTCGGCGGCGTCCCGATCGCGATCAAGGACGTCATCAACGTGAAGGGCGATCCCAACACCTGCGCCTCGAAGATCCTCCAGGGCTACATCGCCCCCTACGACGCCACCGTCATCGCGAAGCTCCGCGAGGCCGGTGCGATCCTCCTCGGGCGGACGAACATGGACGAATTCGCCATGGGCTCTTCGACCGAGAACTCGGCCTGGGGCGTCACCCGCAATCCGTGGGACCTCGACCGCATTCCCGGCGGCAGTAGCGGCGGCTCCGCCGCGGTCGTCGGCGGCCACGAGGCTTTCGCCTCCCTCGGCTCCGACACCGGCGGCTCGATCCGGCAGCCCGCCGCCCTCTGCGGCTGTGTCGGCCTGAAGCCGACCTACGGGCGTGTCTCCCGCTTCGGCCTCACCGCCTTCGCCTCGAGCCTCGACCAGATCGGGCCGTTCACGAAGACCGTCGCCGACTCGGCCCTCCTCCTCAACGTCCTCTCCGGCCACGACGGCAACGACAACACCAGCGCCCGCTGCGAGGTCCCCGACTACACGAAGGCCCTGACCGGCGAGGTGAAGGGGCTCCGCATCGGCGTCCCGAAGGAATACTTCGTCCCCGGCACCGATCCCGAGATCGAGAAGTCGGTCCGCGCCGCCATCGCCCATCTCCAGGCCCAGGGGGCCGAGTTGGTCGAGGTCTCCCTTCCCCATACGGAATACGCCATCGCCGTCTATTACATCATCGCGACCGCCGAGGCCTCGGCGAACCTCGCCCGCTTCGACGGCGTCCGCTATGGCCGCCGCACGAAGGATGCCAAGGACGTCATCGAGCTTTACGGGAAGACCCGCGCCGAGGGCTTCGGCCCCGAGGTGAAGCGCCGGATCATCCTCGGCACCTACGTCCTTAGCTCCGGCTACTACGACGCCTACTACAACCGGGCGCAGAAGGTTCGGCAACTCCTCCGCCAGGACTTCGAGGCCGCCTTCACGAAGTGCGACGTGATCCTCACGCCGACCTCGCCGACCGCCGCCTTCAAGATCGGCGAGAAGGTCGCCGACCCGCTCCAGATGTACCTCGCCGACATCTTCACCATCGCCGTCAACCTCGCCGGGATCTCGGGCATTTCCCTCCCGTGCGGGTTCACCGCCTCGGGCCTTCCCATCGGCCTCCAGATGATCGGGCCGGCTTGGGGCGAGGAAACGCTCTTCCGCACCGCCGACGCCTACGAGCGTTCGACCGACTGGCACAGCCGCCGTCCCAATCTCTAA
- the gatC gene encoding Asp-tRNA(Asn)/Glu-tRNA(Gln) amidotransferase subunit GatC, with product MAESPIDVSYVAHLARLQLSPEETALFQKQLGDILSHVAELQKADVSGVVQTADAPDFRNNLRADVEKPSFTAAEALSNAPQSANDLFVVPRMVD from the coding sequence ATGGCCGAATCCCCCATCGACGTCTCTTACGTGGCCCACCTGGCCCGCCTCCAACTGAGCCCCGAGGAAACGGCCCTCTTCCAGAAGCAGCTGGGCGACATCCTTTCCCACGTCGCCGAGCTCCAGAAGGCCGATGTCTCCGGCGTCGTCCAGACCGCCGACGCGCCCGACTTCCGCAACAACCTCCGCGCCGACGTCGAGAAGCCGAGCTTCACCGCCGCCGAGGCCCTCTCCAACGCCCCCCAGAGCGCGAACGACCTCTTCGTCGTCCCCCGGATGGTCGACTAA
- a CDS encoding response regulator, which translates to MIPTTSILSTIAPGAPSPTRIDRARVILTVDDEPGFRLLVSDTLREGGYKVFTAASGNEALAWLKENEADLILLDMGLPDIDGAEVTRRLRAEARQTPFIVVSGCEDGKKIVEMMRQGAQDYLIKNGTLIDLLPRVVARTFVTLDRQRDLAEAQRRIRESEARLNSALTATQDGIWEWNIADDTLYVSPRWKEIFGYLPDEVSTRAQWEARIHPEDRSRFFDHLHECLASSRNRIRIEYRLRDREGHHRWVLSHGLIERDASGKALRIVGASSDQTERLEMEMQLRQMQKMEAIGKLAGGVAHDFNNILATIQGHLWILEKGDSDEHADSLNEISLATQRAASLTRQLLLFSRKQVMQRRDLDLNVLIADMGKMLARSLGEDVRLLLALSPEPAFLHADSGMIEQILLNLAINSRDAMPDGGKITFSTRQVTFGPDSASEGPDRTPGSYICLEAVDTGCGMSEEVCSRVFEPFFTTKEMGKGTGLGLATVHGIVKQHHGWIEVSSIVGEGTTFRIYFPLCREAARPLVGLEGGAKHEAGGRETIFLVEDDVAVRAPLRAFLSHLGYQIVEAGSGAEAISLYDSMHPRIDLLLTDMIMPGGINGKDLAGLMTARIPGLKTIFTSGYDMDLLTPEMALKEGFNFLQKPVPPRLMAATIRKLLDLAPAAGGPQAAREGRREEPAPAMATAAPTASLRESRQSPSGWPVPLSPSLRTP; encoded by the coding sequence ATGATCCCCACGACCTCCATCCTTTCGACGATCGCCCCCGGCGCGCCGTCCCCCACCCGGATCGACCGCGCCCGCGTCATCCTCACCGTCGACGACGAGCCGGGCTTCCGCCTCCTCGTCTCCGACACCCTGCGCGAGGGCGGCTACAAGGTCTTCACCGCCGCCTCGGGCAACGAGGCCCTCGCTTGGCTCAAGGAGAACGAGGCCGACCTCATCCTCCTCGACATGGGCCTCCCCGACATCGACGGCGCCGAGGTCACCCGCCGCCTCCGCGCCGAGGCGCGGCAGACCCCCTTCATCGTCGTCTCGGGCTGCGAGGACGGGAAGAAGATCGTCGAGATGATGCGCCAGGGCGCGCAGGACTACCTCATCAAGAACGGGACCCTGATCGACCTCCTCCCCCGCGTCGTCGCCCGGACCTTCGTCACCCTCGACCGCCAGCGCGACCTCGCCGAGGCACAGCGCCGCATCCGCGAGAGCGAGGCCCGCCTCAACTCGGCCCTCACCGCCACCCAGGACGGCATCTGGGAATGGAACATCGCCGACGACACCCTCTACGTCTCCCCCCGCTGGAAGGAGATCTTCGGCTACCTGCCCGACGAGGTCAGCACCCGCGCCCAGTGGGAGGCCCGGATCCATCCCGAGGATCGCAGCCGCTTTTTCGACCACCTCCACGAGTGCCTCGCCTCCAGCCGCAACCGCATCCGCATCGAATACCGCCTCCGGGACCGGGAAGGCCACCACCGCTGGGTCCTCTCCCACGGCCTGATCGAGCGCGACGCCTCGGGGAAGGCCCTCCGCATCGTCGGGGCCTCCTCCGACCAGACGGAGCGGCTCGAGATGGAAATGCAGCTCCGGCAGATGCAGAAGATGGAGGCGATCGGCAAGCTCGCCGGAGGCGTCGCCCACGACTTCAACAACATCCTGGCCACCATCCAGGGCCATCTGTGGATCCTCGAAAAGGGAGATTCCGACGAACATGCCGACTCCCTCAACGAGATCTCCCTCGCCACCCAGCGGGCCGCCAGCCTCACCCGACAGCTCCTCCTCTTCAGCCGGAAGCAGGTCATGCAGCGCCGGGACCTCGACCTCAACGTCCTGATCGCCGACATGGGGAAGATGCTCGCCCGCAGCCTGGGCGAGGATGTCCGCCTCCTCCTCGCCCTCTCCCCCGAACCGGCCTTCCTCCACGCCGATTCGGGGATGATCGAGCAGATCCTCCTGAACCTGGCGATCAACTCCCGGGACGCCATGCCGGACGGGGGAAAGATCACCTTCTCCACCCGGCAGGTCACCTTCGGTCCCGACAGCGCCTCCGAGGGGCCCGACCGGACTCCCGGTTCCTACATCTGCCTCGAAGCGGTCGACACCGGTTGCGGCATGTCCGAGGAGGTCTGCTCCCGGGTCTTCGAGCCGTTCTTCACGACGAAGGAAATGGGCAAGGGGACCGGCCTCGGGCTGGCGACGGTCCACGGGATCGTGAAGCAGCACCACGGCTGGATCGAGGTCTCCAGCATCGTGGGCGAAGGGACGACCTTCCGCATCTATTTCCCCCTCTGCCGGGAGGCCGCCCGTCCGCTCGTCGGGCTGGAGGGAGGAGCGAAGCACGAGGCGGGAGGACGCGAGACGATCTTCCTCGTCGAGGACGATGTGGCCGTCCGTGCCCCGCTGCGGGCCTTCCTGAGCCACCTCGGCTACCAGATCGTCGAGGCGGGATCGGGGGCGGAGGCGATCTCCCTCTACGACAGCATGCATCCCCGAATCGACCTCCTCCTCACCGACATGATCATGCCCGGGGGGATCAACGGGAAGGATCTGGCCGGACTCATGACCGCCCGCATCCCCGGCCTGAAGACGATCTTCACCAGCGGCTACGACATGGACCTGCTGACCCCGGAAATGGCGCTGAAGGAGGGCTTCAACTTCCTCCAGAAGCCGGTCCCTCCCCGCCTCATGGCGGCGACGATCCGCAAGCTCCTCGACCTCGCCCCCGCTGCGGGAGGCCCGCAGGCGGCGAGGGAGGGCCGGCGGGAGGAACCGGCCCCCGCGATGGCTACGGCAGCTCCGACAGCTTCCTTACGAGAATCTCGTCAATCACCTTCGGGTTGGCCTGTCCCTTTGTCGCCTTCATTACGTACCCCTTGA
- the aroB gene encoding 3-dehydroquinate synthase, which translates to MPAPLEIPVALGPRSYVVRIAPKGLTMIGCQLNEIKAGPKVALISDESVHSLYGEAVLASIRSSGREAYSITVPPGEASKDLARLGPLLSFLARSGLGRKDTVLALGGGVIGDLAGFLAASYLRGVPFVQAPTSLLAMVDSSVGGKTGVNLPEGKNLVGAFHQPRLVVIDTETLATLTPRERSAGMAEVIKYGLIADAPFFRSLRHGMPEDFGPIIRRSVEIKAEVVSKDEFETTGLRATLNFGHTLGHAIENAAGYGVFLHGEAISIGIRAAAHLSHKKLGLPLADVREIEATLAASGLPLHAPQVSDPLTRTKILSAMKLDKKAEGGVNRWILLPAIGQTVVTDHVSLDDVEALLSLIATPPGQF; encoded by the coding sequence ATGCCCGCCCCCCTCGAAATCCCCGTCGCCCTCGGCCCCCGTTCCTACGTCGTCCGCATCGCCCCGAAGGGCCTCACCATGATCGGCTGCCAGCTCAACGAGATCAAGGCGGGGCCGAAGGTCGCCCTGATCTCCGACGAATCGGTCCATTCCCTCTACGGCGAGGCCGTCCTCGCCTCGATCCGCTCCTCGGGACGCGAGGCCTACTCGATCACCGTCCCGCCGGGAGAGGCGTCGAAGGACCTCGCCCGCCTCGGCCCCCTCCTCTCCTTCCTCGCCCGGAGCGGCCTGGGGCGGAAGGACACCGTCCTCGCCCTCGGCGGCGGCGTCATCGGCGATCTGGCCGGGTTCCTCGCCGCCTCCTACCTGCGGGGCGTCCCCTTCGTCCAGGCCCCGACCTCCCTCCTGGCGATGGTCGACAGCAGCGTCGGCGGCAAGACCGGGGTCAACCTTCCCGAGGGAAAGAACCTCGTCGGTGCCTTCCACCAGCCCCGCCTCGTCGTCATCGACACCGAGACCCTCGCCACCCTCACCCCCCGGGAACGCTCCGCCGGGATGGCCGAGGTGATCAAGTACGGCCTCATCGCCGACGCCCCCTTCTTCCGCTCCCTGCGGCACGGCATGCCCGAGGATTTCGGCCCGATCATCCGCCGCTCGGTCGAGATCAAGGCCGAGGTCGTCTCGAAGGACGAGTTCGAGACCACCGGCCTCCGCGCCACCCTGAACTTCGGCCACACCCTCGGCCATGCCATCGAGAACGCGGCGGGTTACGGCGTCTTCCTCCACGGGGAGGCGATCTCGATCGGCATCCGGGCCGCCGCCCATCTCTCCCACAAGAAACTCGGCCTCCCCCTCGCCGACGTCCGGGAGATCGAGGCGACCCTCGCCGCCTCGGGCCTCCCCCTCCACGCCCCGCAGGTTTCCGACCCCCTTACCCGGACGAAGATCCTGAGCGCGATGAAACTCGACAAGAAGGCCGAGGGCGGCGTCAACCGCTGGATCCTCCTTCCCGCCATCGGCCAGACTGTCGTGACCGACCACGTCAGCCTCGACGACGTCGAGGCGCTCCTCTCCCTCATCGCCACCCCGCCGGGCCAGTTCTAA
- the gatB gene encoding Asp-tRNA(Asn)/Glu-tRNA(Gln) amidotransferase subunit GatB, producing the protein MEYEAVIGLEVHVQLNTQTKMFCGCKNEYGAAQNTHLCPVCLGLPGALPVPNQTAVEKTILTGLMLGCNIAPRCKFDRKNYFYADMPKNYQISQYDEPLCLGGGVRLNTLAFPKDVQKEPQALAGKVINLTRIHLEEDVAKSAHYETQSGVDFNRAGTPLMEIVSEADLRTPEEAFAYLTALKQILIYGGVSDADMEKGQLRCDVNVSVRPVGQKEFGTKVEVKNVNSISAVRRALIYEIERQIENAKTGVPQKQETRRWDDPKGQTTPMRSKEQAHDYRYFPDPDILPLRTDIGSPSLLATAQAAMPELPEAKKARLATTYGLSDYHASVLAAEVTLSLFYEKAAGLAKSEKGKGVVANYLINEYLAVANAEDEIPVPAEYFAELANLFEDGKINNRQAKEVFGFMLAEKKAPAVIVTEKGFEQVSDTGALEKFCDEAIAGNPRGVADYKSGKLTAVNALKGYVMKATKGQANPKVIDEILVRKLSELP; encoded by the coding sequence ATGGAATACGAAGCCGTCATCGGACTTGAAGTCCACGTCCAGCTCAACACGCAGACCAAGATGTTCTGCGGGTGCAAGAATGAGTACGGGGCCGCGCAAAACACCCATCTCTGCCCCGTCTGCCTCGGCCTCCCCGGCGCGCTGCCGGTGCCGAACCAGACCGCCGTCGAGAAGACGATCCTCACCGGCCTCATGCTCGGGTGCAACATCGCCCCGCGCTGCAAGTTCGACCGGAAGAATTACTTCTACGCCGACATGCCGAAGAACTACCAGATCTCACAGTACGACGAGCCCCTCTGCCTCGGCGGCGGGGTGCGGCTGAACACGCTCGCCTTCCCGAAGGACGTGCAGAAGGAGCCCCAGGCCCTCGCCGGGAAGGTGATCAACCTCACCCGCATCCACCTGGAAGAGGACGTCGCGAAGTCGGCCCACTACGAGACGCAGAGCGGTGTCGACTTCAACCGCGCCGGGACCCCCCTCATGGAGATCGTGAGCGAGGCCGACCTCCGCACTCCCGAGGAGGCCTTCGCCTATCTCACCGCCCTGAAGCAGATCCTGATCTACGGCGGCGTCAGCGACGCCGACATGGAGAAGGGCCAGCTCCGCTGCGACGTCAACGTCTCGGTCCGCCCCGTCGGCCAGAAGGAATTCGGCACGAAGGTCGAGGTGAAGAACGTCAATTCGATCAGCGCCGTCCGCCGGGCCCTCATCTACGAGATCGAGCGCCAGATCGAGAACGCGAAGACCGGCGTCCCCCAGAAGCAGGAAACCCGCCGCTGGGACGACCCGAAGGGGCAGACCACGCCGATGCGCTCGAAGGAGCAGGCCCACGACTACCGCTACTTCCCCGATCCCGATATCCTCCCGCTCCGCACCGACATCGGCTCCCCGAGCCTCCTCGCCACGGCCCAGGCCGCGATGCCCGAGCTGCCCGAGGCGAAGAAGGCCCGCCTGGCCACGACCTACGGCCTCTCCGACTACCACGCCAGCGTCCTCGCCGCCGAGGTCACCCTCAGCCTCTTCTACGAGAAGGCCGCCGGGCTGGCGAAGAGTGAAAAGGGCAAGGGCGTCGTCGCCAACTACCTGATCAACGAGTACCTCGCCGTCGCGAACGCCGAGGACGAAATCCCCGTCCCCGCCGAGTACTTCGCCGAGCTGGCGAACCTCTTCGAGGACGGCAAGATCAACAACCGGCAGGCGAAGGAGGTCTTCGGCTTCATGCTCGCGGAGAAGAAGGCCCCCGCGGTCATCGTGACCGAGAAGGGCTTCGAGCAGGTGAGCGACACCGGCGCGCTCGAGAAATTCTGCGACGAGGCGATCGCCGGGAATCCCCGCGGCGTCGCCGACTACAAGAGCGGCAAGCTCACCGCCGTCAACGCCCTCAAGGGGTACGTAATGAAGGCGACAAAGGGACAGGCCAACCCGAAGGTGATTGACGAGATTCTCGTAAGGAAGCTGTCGGAGCTGCCGTAG